The segment GCGCCGGACCGTCTCGGACGGGTCGAGGGCGATGCGGTAGACCTCGCCCGGCCGCGGCGGGCCGTGCTGCGGCGCCCCGGCGTAGCCGGTGAGGGCGGCGAGGCGCTCGTGGATCTCGTTCACCCTCACCTCGACCCCGGTGGCCACGTGGAAGACTCCTGCGAGCGCCCGCTCCGTGACGAGCACGTTGAGGCGGGCCACATCTTCGACGTAGACGAAGTCGCGGGTCTGCGTCCCGTCGCCGTGGATGGTGGGGGCGCGGCCGGCCAGCATCGCTTCGGCGAAGATGGCCACCACCCCGGCTTCCCCATGCGGGTCCTGGTGCGGGCCGTAGACGTTGGCGTAGCGCAGGATCACCGCCGGCAAGCCGAAGAGCCGTTCGTACAGCGCCACGTAGGTCTCGGCGGCGGCCTTGGCGGCGCCGTAGGGGCTGAGGGGGCGGACGGGGTGGTCGAGCCCCACCGGGATGGCCTCCGGCTCGCCGTACAGCGCTCCGCCGGTGGAGGCGAAGAGGAAACGGCGCACCCCGGCGCGGCGGGCCTGCTCCAGGACGTTGATGGTCCCCAGCACGTTCACCCGGGCGTCCGCGGCCGGGTCGCGCACCGACGCGGTGACGGAGGCCCGGGCGGCGTGGTGGTTGACCACCTCCGGCCGTTCTCGCGCGAAGACCTCGTCGAGGCCCGGGTCGGTGATGTCGACGCGGTAGAGCCGGACCCCGTCGGGGAGGTGCTCGGCGCGGCCGGTCACCAGCGTGTCCACCACCGCCACGTCGTGCCCGGCGGCCCGGTAGGCCGCGACGACGTGCGAACCGATGAAGCCGGCTCCCCCGGTGACGAGGACCTTCACGCCGGGCCCGTCACGGCGCCGCGCGCGCCACCCGGCCGACGGGGAGGCGCTGCAGCCGCTCCA is part of the Armatimonadota bacterium genome and harbors:
- a CDS encoding NAD-dependent epimerase/dehydratase family protein; its protein translation is MKVLVTGGAGFIGSHVVAAYRAAGHDVAVVDTLVTGRAEHLPDGVRLYRVDITDPGLDEVFARERPEVVNHHAARASVTASVRDPAADARVNVLGTINVLEQARRAGVRRFLFASTGGALYGEPEAIPVGLDHPVRPLSPYGAAKAAAETYVALYERLFGLPAVILRYANVYGPHQDPHGEAGVVAIFAEAMLAGRAPTIHGDGTQTRDFVYVEDVARLNVLVTERALAGVFHVATGVEVRVNEIHERLAALTGYAGAPQHGPPRPGEVYRIALDPSETVRRLGWRAAVSLEEGLRRTVEWFRARAAPGHAR